One stretch of Akkermansia sp. RCC_12PD DNA includes these proteins:
- a CDS encoding alpha-amylase family glycosyl hydrolase has protein sequence MTFGRVTGNNAVTWEPDRCDWYETVKLNYGYNFLAGLPALRLLPDWTSPKQKVPKTWRIMDDILSFWQGLGIGGFRCDMAQMIPMAFWKWAIARSRVRLPDVFFMAEAYNDHLKTTPGDPCTALLESGFNAVYDADCYHLAEHVYTRGNWANDFDRLFRSEPQYLTHGVRYVENHDEKRVCSPIAWGGTGRTILPAIMTLVYASGKGPVLVYNGQEVGERAEAPGGYGGHNGRTSIFDYTCLPQLQTWVAGGRFDASLLDEDSAELRDFHARLLPLLQHPALDRGDFYGLNWANMKNTTFGREPAEDTSGHWVYAMLRHHAHSTVLVVGNLSPTINFYNLCISIPQHAFNWCGIQTEKVRARNLMWKEGKDRLFDRSELMDRGMAYPLKPGEVGVLELSEA, from the coding sequence ATGACTTTCGGCAGGGTGACGGGAAATAATGCGGTGACGTGGGAGCCGGACCGGTGCGACTGGTATGAAACGGTCAAGCTCAATTACGGCTATAACTTTCTGGCAGGGCTTCCGGCCCTCCGCCTGCTGCCCGACTGGACAAGCCCCAAGCAGAAGGTCCCCAAGACATGGAGAATCATGGACGATATTCTTTCATTCTGGCAGGGACTGGGCATTGGAGGGTTCCGGTGCGACATGGCCCAAATGATTCCCATGGCGTTCTGGAAATGGGCCATTGCCCGCTCCCGGGTGCGTCTGCCCGACGTGTTTTTTATGGCGGAAGCCTACAATGACCATCTGAAAACCACTCCGGGCGATCCCTGTACCGCCCTGCTGGAATCAGGGTTCAATGCCGTTTATGACGCCGATTGCTACCATCTGGCGGAACATGTGTATACGCGGGGAAACTGGGCCAACGATTTTGACCGTCTTTTCCGTAGTGAGCCCCAGTATTTGACCCACGGCGTCCGTTATGTGGAAAACCACGATGAAAAGCGCGTCTGCTCGCCCATAGCGTGGGGCGGGACGGGACGCACCATTCTGCCGGCGATCATGACACTCGTGTATGCCTCCGGCAAGGGACCCGTGCTGGTGTATAACGGGCAGGAGGTAGGGGAACGCGCAGAAGCGCCGGGCGGTTATGGCGGCCATAACGGCCGGACCAGCATCTTTGACTATACCTGCCTGCCGCAGTTGCAGACCTGGGTGGCAGGCGGCAGGTTTGACGCCTCCCTGCTGGACGAGGACTCCGCGGAATTGAGGGATTTCCATGCGCGTCTGCTTCCCCTTCTCCAGCATCCTGCTCTGGACCGCGGGGATTTTTATGGGTTGAACTGGGCCAATATGAAAAACACCACCTTCGGCAGGGAACCGGCGGAAGACACTTCCGGACACTGGGTGTATGCCATGCTCAGGCATCATGCCCATTCCACGGTGCTGGTGGTGGGAAATCTTTCTCCAACCATCAATTTCTATAACCTCTGCATCTCCATCCCCCAACATGCGTTCAACTGGTGCGGCATTCAGACAGAGAAAGTGCGCGCCAGGAACCTGATGTGGAAAGAGGGGAAAGACAGGCTTTTTGACAGAAGTGAACTGATGGACAGGGGAATGGCCTATCCTCTGAAACCGGGGGAAGTAGGCGTTTTGGAACTGTCAGAAGCATAG
- a CDS encoding alpha-amylase family glycosyl hydrolase gives MRPVIYQLFVRHFSNMEMHGVDWGSREENGCGTFNGVTDKALREIARMGFTHIWLTGVLRHATQTAHPGLPAQPESIVKGLAGSPYAVLDYFDVDPDLGSAPELRMEEFKALVKRCRSVGLVPLMDFVPNHVSRAYLADWDGHDDFGEGDDHHTFFSPEQGYFYLTSNSPGDGPPPAPPGRAVRRGDDFRQGDGK, from the coding sequence ATGCGTCCGGTCATCTATCAACTGTTTGTCCGCCACTTCTCCAACATGGAAATGCACGGAGTAGATTGGGGAAGTCGGGAGGAAAACGGCTGCGGCACATTTAATGGGGTGACGGACAAGGCTCTGCGGGAAATCGCCAGGATGGGCTTTACCCACATCTGGCTGACGGGCGTGCTGAGGCATGCCACACAGACAGCCCATCCCGGACTGCCCGCACAGCCGGAATCCATCGTTAAAGGGCTGGCCGGCAGCCCTTATGCGGTTCTGGATTATTTTGACGTGGACCCGGACCTGGGATCCGCTCCGGAATTGAGGATGGAGGAATTCAAGGCCTTGGTCAAGCGGTGCCGGTCCGTTGGACTGGTGCCTCTCATGGACTTTGTCCCCAACCATGTATCCCGCGCCTACCTGGCGGACTGGGACGGCCATGACGACTTTGGAGAGGGGGACGACCACCATACGTTTTTTTCACCGGAGCAGGGATATTTCTACCTCACTTCCAACAGTCCCGGCGACGGCCCCCCCCCTGCGCCTCCCGGACGGGCTGTTCGAAGGGGAGATGACTTTCGGCAGGGTGACGGGAAATAA
- a CDS encoding CCA tRNA nucleotidyltransferase gives MERTPMREAAEAVARLLARAGHLVYFAGGCVRDRLMGYPVKDIDIATSARPDEVLRLFPGSWEVGAAFGVVLVLHKGFCFEVATFRRDGNYSDGRRPDAVYFTDAREDARRRDFTMNGLFEEPFSDPPGGIVDYVDGMPDIEAGILRAIGNPDCRFEEDSLRLMRAVRFAITREVIMEEETYASVCRNSGLLARIAPERIREELDRILLAPRRRAGVEMLVETGLMKHIIPEVYGMVGCGQPPQWHPEGDVYTHTLMMLEALGTGGGPVSLELALAVLLHDIGKPACREVDETGRIRFSGHDKEGAVLARVILRRLKYSNAVVDAVADMVERHMRFMHVRQMKKSTLRMFMNSPFFQDELELHRLDCLSSNGLMDNWQFIRDARESYQQEPLVPPPLVTGRDLKALGFSPGPDFKKWLSHIQELQLEGALLDRREALLRLGQIAPVDQNTLAEYLEKLAL, from the coding sequence ATGGAAAGAACTCCGATGAGAGAGGCGGCGGAAGCCGTGGCGCGGTTGCTGGCCCGGGCCGGGCACCTGGTGTATTTTGCCGGGGGATGTGTCCGGGACCGGCTGATGGGGTATCCCGTGAAGGATATAGATATTGCCACCTCTGCCCGGCCTGATGAAGTCTTGCGCCTTTTTCCCGGTTCATGGGAGGTGGGCGCCGCCTTCGGCGTAGTGCTGGTTCTTCACAAGGGCTTCTGTTTTGAGGTAGCCACGTTCAGGAGGGACGGAAATTACAGCGACGGCCGCCGTCCGGATGCCGTCTATTTCACGGATGCGCGTGAAGACGCCCGGCGCCGTGACTTCACGATGAACGGCCTGTTTGAGGAACCTTTTTCCGACCCTCCCGGAGGCATCGTGGATTATGTGGATGGCATGCCGGACATTGAGGCGGGGATTCTGCGGGCGATCGGGAATCCGGACTGCCGCTTTGAGGAAGATTCCCTGCGCTTGATGCGGGCGGTGCGCTTTGCCATCACCAGGGAAGTTATCATGGAAGAGGAAACGTACGCTTCGGTTTGCAGGAACTCCGGTCTGCTGGCCCGGATAGCCCCGGAGCGCATCCGGGAGGAGCTGGACAGGATACTGCTGGCTCCACGCAGGAGGGCAGGGGTGGAAATGCTGGTGGAAACGGGACTCATGAAGCACATCATCCCGGAAGTATACGGAATGGTCGGCTGCGGACAGCCCCCCCAGTGGCATCCGGAAGGGGATGTGTACACACATACCCTGATGATGCTGGAAGCCCTGGGAACGGGCGGAGGCCCCGTTTCCCTGGAGCTGGCCCTGGCCGTGCTTCTGCATGACATCGGCAAACCTGCCTGCCGGGAGGTGGATGAAACGGGAAGAATCCGTTTTTCCGGTCATGACAAGGAAGGTGCTGTTCTGGCCCGTGTCATTTTGCGGAGATTGAAATACTCCAATGCCGTAGTGGATGCCGTGGCGGACATGGTGGAGCGCCACATGCGCTTCATGCATGTGCGGCAGATGAAGAAATCCACCTTGAGAATGTTCATGAATTCCCCCTTCTTCCAGGATGAACTGGAGCTGCACCGGCTGGATTGTCTTTCCTCCAATGGATTGATGGATAATTGGCAATTCATCCGGGACGCTAGGGAATCCTACCAGCAGGAGCCTCTGGTGCCGCCTCCCCTGGTGACCGGGCGCGACCTGAAGGCTCTGGGGTTTTCTCCGGGTCCGGATTTCAAAAAATGGCTTTCCCATATCCAGGAACTCCAGCTGGAAGGCGCGCTGCTAGACAGGAGGGAGGCCTTGCTGCGGCTGGGTCAAATTGCCCCGGTGGATCAGAATACACTTGCAGAGTACCTGGAAAAACTAGCATTATAA
- a CDS encoding redoxin domain-containing protein, which produces MKRMLCVIAGTCGLFGWASADEIGMKNVLSVWNSRQADWESAFKIAETDEKRAELLKSQPDAVTAARDLWGQVGRDLSKPYTLPAIVWFLDHPQALEEAFPGGNVARKILLNCLNALENNMVMEKGAGQAAHALSNSRDLRCRTILEKIKDLNQFPEDQGLASLGLAMVMKESSGMQQDDGRLVAARGKLLKDAIIKCYDSKFGPIPVKDLVKEELYEIRNLNIGQTGPKIKLPSSATGTWVEIPSGDKPVLLVFWDPRDAMSVKFLEKAASLRKEFPGMTVMPVAPVSEEGVKKALLNLSLDIPSLVDAQAVAFKDYRVAHTPRVYLLDPKGKILMRGTPDLLFDANLYAAMNKFKGKEAEKAPQAPSAAPSVLIPERVNSPDTRVPAGRPAPASRQPVRPAAPVAPPVSAPPLRPIPE; this is translated from the coding sequence ATGAAGAGAATGCTTTGCGTGATCGCCGGTACATGCGGTTTGTTCGGATGGGCTTCTGCGGACGAGATTGGCATGAAAAATGTCCTGTCCGTCTGGAACAGCAGGCAGGCGGACTGGGAATCTGCGTTCAAGATAGCTGAGACAGATGAAAAAAGGGCGGAACTGCTGAAAAGCCAGCCGGATGCCGTGACCGCAGCCAGGGATTTGTGGGGGCAGGTGGGGCGTGATCTCTCGAAACCTTATACCCTTCCTGCCATTGTCTGGTTTCTGGATCATCCGCAGGCGCTTGAGGAAGCCTTCCCGGGCGGGAATGTTGCCAGGAAAATCCTCCTGAACTGCCTGAATGCCCTGGAGAACAATATGGTGATGGAAAAGGGCGCCGGACAGGCGGCCCATGCACTGAGCAACTCGCGCGATTTGCGCTGCCGTACCATTCTGGAAAAGATCAAGGATTTGAACCAGTTTCCGGAAGACCAGGGACTGGCTTCCCTGGGGCTGGCGATGGTCATGAAGGAAAGTTCCGGGATGCAGCAGGATGACGGCCGCCTTGTTGCTGCCAGGGGCAAACTTCTGAAGGACGCTATTATCAAGTGTTATGATTCCAAATTCGGCCCCATTCCCGTCAAGGACCTGGTCAAGGAGGAGCTGTATGAAATCCGCAATCTTAATATCGGCCAGACGGGGCCGAAAATCAAGCTGCCTTCCTCCGCTACGGGAACCTGGGTGGAAATTCCCTCCGGCGACAAGCCCGTTCTGCTGGTTTTCTGGGATCCGCGAGATGCCATGTCCGTCAAGTTTTTGGAAAAGGCGGCTTCTCTGCGCAAGGAATTTCCCGGAATGACGGTGATGCCCGTAGCTCCGGTTTCTGAAGAAGGGGTGAAAAAAGCCCTGCTGAATTTGAGCCTGGATATTCCTTCCCTGGTGGATGCCCAGGCGGTTGCATTCAAGGATTACCGCGTGGCCCATACTCCACGGGTATATTTGCTCGATCCCAAGGGGAAGATTCTGATGCGTGGCACACCGGATCTTCTGTTTGACGCCAATCTTTATGCCGCCATGAACAAATTCAAGGGGAAGGAGGCTGAAAAGGCTCCACAGGCTCCGTCGGCCGCACCTTCCGTCCTGATTCCGGAAAGAGTCAATTCCCCGGACACACGCGTTCCTGCGGGCCGTCCGGCCCCGGCTTCACGGCAGCCCGTTCGTCCGGCGGCTCCAGTGGCGCCTCCCGTATCCGCGCCCCCTCTGCGTCCCATTCCGGAATAG
- a CDS encoding inorganic phosphate transporter, producing MDSIYWIIIVALLLLAAFDLINGVANDAVNFLNSAIGSKAAPVRAILAVASIGVLVGACFSGGMMEVARNGIFHPNMFSYHEVMLLFLGVMISEVILLDTFNTFGLPTSTTVSLVFGILGSAVATALFKISKLHMTETVWDFINTDKAFEIVTGILLSVAIAFTVGTIVMWISRLAFTFKYQSRFKWFGCFWCGIAMTAIAYFAIFKGLKESTLLDRGMIAYIDQNLGLAVLVAFAGFSLLMFLLQHLFMTNILRLTVLAGTFSLALAFAGNDLVNFIGVFMGGLDSFQYARGVVADGGSTASITAMECLMPGKGGPVNHYILFAAGCMMIFALWFSKKAKTVIATGVELSRQGEGGIERFGSVPPARAIVRSAIALGRGVKKLIPARMLVRMNHQWDPAPQPLNPKDRVAFDLIRATVNLTVASLLIAWATGKQLPLSTTYVTFMVAMGSSLADKAWGRESAVYRVTGVLTVISGWFMTGLAAFTLAAIMATVLHYGQIYAIFGLLALVAVILVKSTVMHRKRENKLSTERFDQITEENILDVCSHQIVDSTLKLREIYNDTVENFFQGDRKALKELAEAAERLALTSSEHHKYDILPILYKMQSRSLDMGYHFVQALEHLNEATQSLAQFSESIFTYVDNNHTPFTIDQVSDLKEVHTALMKLLDEYCKMLQTGTYIQFDYTMVAQEQLLQLVAKATKRQIKRTQRNQTRTRSSLLYLNMLNEMRFMAVQVRALTNDERNFVAA from the coding sequence ATGGACTCAATTTACTGGATTATTATCGTAGCCCTGCTGCTTCTGGCGGCATTTGACTTGATCAATGGCGTCGCGAATGACGCCGTCAACTTCCTCAACTCCGCCATCGGCTCCAAGGCCGCCCCCGTCAGGGCAATCCTGGCCGTGGCCTCCATTGGCGTCCTGGTGGGCGCGTGCTTTTCCGGAGGCATGATGGAAGTGGCCCGCAACGGCATCTTCCATCCCAACATGTTCAGCTACCATGAAGTGATGCTGCTGTTCCTGGGGGTGATGATCAGCGAGGTGATTCTTCTGGACACGTTCAACACGTTCGGCCTGCCCACCTCCACCACGGTTTCCCTGGTATTCGGCATTCTCGGCTCCGCCGTAGCTACGGCCCTTTTCAAAATTTCCAAACTCCACATGACGGAAACGGTGTGGGACTTCATCAATACGGACAAGGCGTTTGAAATCGTCACCGGCATCCTTCTTTCTGTAGCCATCGCCTTTACGGTGGGTACCATCGTCATGTGGATTTCCCGCCTGGCGTTCACCTTCAAGTACCAGTCCCGTTTCAAGTGGTTCGGCTGCTTCTGGTGCGGCATTGCCATGACGGCTATCGCGTACTTTGCCATCTTTAAGGGGTTGAAGGAATCCACCCTGCTGGACCGCGGCATGATTGCCTACATTGACCAGAACCTGGGGCTGGCGGTTCTGGTCGCCTTCGCAGGCTTCTCCCTGCTCATGTTCCTGCTTCAGCACCTGTTCATGACCAATATTCTGCGTCTGACCGTCCTGGCGGGGACCTTTTCCCTGGCCCTGGCGTTTGCGGGCAATGACCTGGTGAACTTCATCGGTGTTTTCATGGGGGGGCTGGATTCCTTCCAGTACGCCCGGGGCGTCGTGGCGGACGGCGGAAGCACGGCCTCCATCACCGCCATGGAATGCCTGATGCCCGGCAAGGGCGGTCCCGTGAACCATTACATCCTTTTTGCGGCGGGCTGCATGATGATTTTTGCGCTGTGGTTTTCCAAAAAGGCCAAAACGGTTATTGCCACCGGCGTGGAGCTTTCCCGGCAGGGGGAGGGCGGCATTGAGCGCTTCGGTTCCGTGCCTCCGGCCCGCGCCATTGTGCGCAGTGCCATCGCCTTGGGGCGCGGCGTGAAAAAACTCATTCCCGCCCGCATGCTGGTGCGCATGAACCACCAGTGGGACCCGGCTCCCCAGCCACTGAATCCCAAGGACCGCGTGGCGTTTGACTTGATACGCGCCACCGTGAACCTGACCGTGGCTTCCCTGCTGATCGCCTGGGCTACCGGCAAGCAGCTTCCACTCTCCACCACGTATGTGACGTTCATGGTAGCCATGGGGTCCTCCCTGGCGGACAAGGCATGGGGAAGGGAGAGCGCCGTTTACCGGGTTACCGGCGTGCTTACGGTCATTTCCGGCTGGTTCATGACGGGACTGGCCGCCTTCACTCTGGCTGCCATCATGGCTACGGTGCTGCATTACGGGCAGATATATGCCATCTTCGGCCTGCTGGCGCTGGTGGCCGTTATCTTGGTGAAATCCACCGTCATGCACCGCAAGCGGGAAAACAAGCTTTCCACCGAACGGTTTGACCAGATCACGGAGGAAAACATTCTGGACGTGTGCAGCCACCAGATCGTGGACAGTACACTCAAGCTCCGGGAAATATACAACGACACCGTGGAAAATTTTTTCCAGGGGGACCGCAAGGCCCTCAAGGAACTGGCAGAAGCCGCGGAGCGCCTGGCGCTCACCAGCAGCGAGCACCACAAGTACGACATTCTTCCCATTCTCTACAAGATGCAGTCCCGCTCCCTGGACATGGGTTATCACTTTGTCCAGGCCTTGGAGCATTTGAATGAAGCCACGCAGAGCCTGGCCCAGTTCTCCGAATCCATCTTCACTTATGTGGACAATAACCATACGCCCTTCACCATTGACCAGGTGAGCGACTTGAAGGAAGTCCACACGGCCCTGATGAAACTTCTGGACGAATATTGCAAAATGCTCCAGACGGGAACCTATATTCAGTTCGACTACACGATGGTGGCGCAGGAGCAACTGCTCCAGCTTGTGGCCAAAGCCACCAAGCGACAGATCAAGAGAACCCAGCGCAATCAGACGCGAACGCGTTCTTCCCTGCTGTATCTGAATATGCTCAATGAAATGAGATTCATGGCGGTTCAGGTGCGCGCCCTGACAAATGACGAGAGGAATTTCGTGGCGGCGTAA